From the Palaemon carinicauda isolate YSFRI2023 chromosome 42, ASM3689809v2, whole genome shotgun sequence genome, one window contains:
- the LOC137633191 gene encoding uncharacterized protein, with protein sequence MRALVILVAVTYCSAQLVLPSAPWVLPGANLLTVPVGDAEVKSVPLVRPYSYPLTTPYLHPYGLTPYSLPLGHHLPYVVAADATLKATEFPYVYEKVAPEAPAAEEAPAVEEARRRRRDVSVPLPYLQAVPTTKDITVETKQFEAVDAATPADTTKIELTTKEHELTVPAVKYVQPHVNLKPVTYTTYSHGVLPYTGYSPAVLPYTTGYSPAVLPYTAGISPAVLPYYAGYPALSYSPLAPAPVIKIDE encoded by the exons ATGAGGGCTTTG GTGATTCTGGTCGCTGTAACCTACTGCTCAGCACAGCTGGTGCTTCCCTCCGCACCATGGGTGCTGCCAGGAGCGAATCTGCTCACCGTCCCAGTTGGCGATGCTGAGGTCAAGTCCGTGCCTTTGGTTCGACCTTATTCTTATCCCCTGACCACCCCTTACCTCCACCCCTATGGTCTTACCCCTTACAGCCTGCCTTTGGGCCACCACCTTCCTTACGTAGTGGCAGCCGACGCAACCCTCAAGGCTACTGAATTCCCCTACGTCTACGAGAAGGTAGCACCAGAGGCCCCTGCCGCAGAAGAAGCACCTGCCGTCGAAGAGGCCAGGCGTCGCCGTCGTGATGTCTCCGTGCCCCTCCCTTACCTCCAGGCAGTGCCCACCACCAAGGACATCACTGTCGAGACCAAGCAGTTCGAGGCTGTCGATGCTGCCACTCCCGCCGATACCACAAAGATCGAGCTGACCACCAAGGAGCACGAACTCACCGTGCCCGCCGTCAAGTACGTGCAGCCTCACGTCAACCTCAAGCCTGTCACTTACACTACCTATTCTCACGGTGTTCTCCCTTACACTGGTTATTCTCCAGCTGTCCTCCCTTACACAACTGGCTATTCTCCAGCTGTTCTCCCATACACAGCTGGTATCTCTCCAGCTGTCCTTCCCTACTACGCTGGTTACCCAGCCCTTAGCTACTCACCCTTGGCACCAGCTCCCGTCATCAAGATCGACGAATAG